In Saccharomonospora marina XMU15, one genomic interval encodes:
- a CDS encoding purine-nucleoside phosphorylase produces the protein MSRSAFVTSWAGRLGVVGLIAVLAALAAPSSSPLAGGGPKAGGEPFRVSVLVITMFDGETAPWLENERLPIQIDVPGAYAPMHCDGRGLCVAKIGIGKSHAAVSMMAILDSPKLNLRDAHFVTAGIAGTPPDEGTLGFAAWARWVVDWDLGHHLLPQSAPEVSHGYLPFDADGTNVFRLNDELVDLAYKLTKDLELADSAEAERNRSRYPGQRNQDPYVDVCDTVTGDDYWAGAQLSERAQYITDLWTQEQGIYCTSQMEDTAVAAALSARGRLDRYLSLRTASNFDQPYQGQSITQLLSEFPGYQIAVDNAYLAASTVAEELLARSPRN, from the coding sequence CCGTCCTCCAGCCCGCTCGCGGGCGGAGGGCCGAAGGCGGGCGGCGAGCCATTTCGGGTCTCGGTCCTGGTCATCACCATGTTCGACGGCGAGACAGCTCCCTGGCTGGAGAACGAGCGTCTACCGATCCAGATCGACGTGCCCGGTGCCTACGCCCCGATGCATTGCGATGGGCGAGGACTCTGCGTCGCGAAGATCGGCATCGGCAAGTCGCACGCGGCCGTCAGCATGATGGCCATCCTCGACAGCCCGAAGCTGAATCTGCGCGACGCGCACTTCGTCACGGCGGGAATCGCGGGGACCCCGCCGGACGAAGGCACGCTGGGTTTCGCGGCATGGGCCCGCTGGGTCGTGGACTGGGACCTCGGTCACCATCTGCTGCCGCAGTCGGCCCCCGAGGTTTCCCACGGCTACCTGCCCTTCGACGCTGACGGCACGAATGTCTTCCGGCTCAACGACGAACTCGTCGATCTCGCCTACAAGCTGACCAAGGACCTCGAACTGGCCGACAGCGCGGAGGCCGAGCGCAACAGGAGCCGGTATCCGGGCCAACGGAACCAGGATCCCTACGTCGACGTCTGCGACACCGTCACGGGCGACGACTACTGGGCGGGAGCGCAGCTGTCCGAACGGGCCCAGTACATCACCGACCTGTGGACACAGGAGCAAGGCATCTACTGCACCTCCCAAATGGAAGACACCGCCGTCGCCGCCGCGCTGTCGGCACGAGGCCGACTCGACCGGTACCTTTCACTTCGGACGGCAAGCAACTTCGACCAGCCCTATCAGGGACAGAGCATCACCCAACTGCTGTCGGAGTTTCCCGGCTACCAGATCGCCGTGGACAACGCCTACCTGGCGGCGTCGACCGTGGCCGAAGAACTTCTCGCTCGTTCCCCGAGGAACTGA